The proteins below come from a single Gordonia sp. X0973 genomic window:
- a CDS encoding SRPBCC family protein: MTAQFNLTRILNCPPETAWRWVTDPELMRRWSTARVDLADPGPGEKPDTAGALRVVTLPDGKRKLREVVEYAEPPHEFRYRVYDGGPLLLDHRGVQTFAPLPGRRTELRWEVSMRLALPGAAHLLSRIIRGQVGESLDQLAGLVEQVPLDESAPATPQVGSMTPPDMAALFEDADESLATQRSIADHLAGTDDPKQWFARVYQYVTEEMIAAARNPATLGLAHPDWVLSLIPTFHDYYEFNLTAYRTGGAVEDAWAKAWSTAESTDPEHPHVPVMKGLLYGVSAHIDADLPRALAETHRARYADRDLREFRPDYLRLAPVFTAASDRLLADLPRSHKPWWTGLASKINPQLRDAMLAKNGYDVGRHRVKSFAAAVELVRQESACA; the protein is encoded by the coding sequence ATGACCGCCCAGTTCAACCTCACCCGCATCCTGAACTGCCCGCCGGAGACGGCGTGGCGCTGGGTCACCGATCCCGAGCTGATGCGACGGTGGTCCACCGCCCGCGTCGATCTCGCCGACCCGGGCCCCGGCGAGAAACCCGACACCGCCGGTGCGCTGCGCGTCGTCACCCTCCCCGACGGGAAGCGCAAGCTGCGGGAGGTCGTCGAATACGCCGAGCCGCCGCACGAGTTCCGCTATCGGGTGTACGACGGCGGACCCCTGCTCCTGGACCATCGGGGCGTGCAGACTTTTGCGCCGCTGCCCGGGCGGCGGACCGAGCTGCGCTGGGAAGTCTCGATGCGGCTGGCGCTGCCCGGGGCCGCTCACCTGCTGAGCCGAATCATCCGCGGGCAAGTCGGCGAATCGCTGGATCAGCTGGCCGGACTGGTCGAACAGGTGCCGCTCGACGAGTCCGCGCCAGCGACGCCCCAGGTCGGGTCGATGACGCCGCCGGACATGGCCGCGCTGTTCGAGGATGCCGACGAGTCGTTGGCCACCCAGCGGTCGATCGCCGACCACTTGGCCGGGACCGACGACCCAAAGCAGTGGTTCGCCCGGGTCTACCAATACGTCACCGAGGAGATGATCGCGGCTGCCCGCAACCCCGCGACCCTGGGCCTGGCGCACCCGGATTGGGTGCTGTCGCTGATCCCGACCTTCCACGACTACTACGAGTTCAACCTCACCGCCTACCGCACCGGCGGAGCCGTCGAGGACGCGTGGGCCAAGGCGTGGTCGACGGCGGAGTCGACCGATCCCGAGCACCCGCACGTTCCGGTGATGAAGGGGCTGCTCTACGGGGTCTCCGCGCATATCGACGCCGACCTGCCGCGCGCGCTCGCCGAAACCCACCGCGCGCGCTACGCCGACCGCGACCTGCGCGAGTTCCGACCCGACTACCTGCGCCTGGCACCGGTGTTCACCGCCGCCTCCGACCGACTGCTCGCCGATCTGCCGCGCTCCCACAAGCCGTGGTGGACCGGCCTCGCGTCGAAGATCAACCCGCAGTTGCGCGACGCGATGCTCGCGAAAAACGGCTACGACGTCGGCCGCCACCGGGTGAAGAGTTTCGCCGCGGCCGTGGAGCTGGTGCGTCAGGAATCGGCATGCGCGTAG
- a CDS encoding oxygenase MpaB family protein, with protein MTLYYPELRARVRHQRESLPAVYGDIDFDELPYRFATEPDASTALPNGVGDREEILADEKLVELIGTATMLGDVDADPYAALTASRSVTELIAMLRRACRNGIGAVPDAPPELRRFIAAMEATPDWIDMDLVEKGAARARMSAALIAPFVTRGAFIATFTNSYAALPMVITGALSGRRAAHRVNETSAFFAVTTLPGAMRRDGKGFEAAAMVRLMHSMVRVNAMTKTGDWDSHVYGVPIPQVDQMPAGMINLYLISRAALRSGRTEFGTGERALVEFARYRCFLLGLPVELVPSTPREIVTMFHARGALLRAGFDDRCRALVSSTMAAYLRADDSRFDRAADAVERSYSKVAFVQAFCEGNRRAGERMGVSLGVADYLRVAVTAPFIGGRVVAITAAGRRNRLAPMVDRYLTGLVRKRLASYGDPDFRTDAADYAHADS; from the coding sequence ATGACGCTGTACTACCCGGAGCTGCGCGCCCGCGTGCGCCACCAGCGCGAATCGCTGCCCGCCGTCTACGGCGACATCGACTTCGACGAGCTGCCGTACCGGTTCGCCACCGAACCCGATGCGAGTACCGCCCTGCCGAACGGCGTCGGCGACCGCGAGGAAATCCTCGCCGACGAGAAACTCGTCGAGCTGATCGGCACCGCGACGATGCTCGGCGACGTCGACGCCGATCCCTACGCCGCGCTGACCGCCAGCCGCAGCGTCACGGAGCTGATCGCGATGCTCCGCCGCGCCTGCCGAAACGGGATCGGCGCCGTGCCCGACGCGCCGCCCGAGCTGCGCCGGTTCATCGCGGCGATGGAGGCGACGCCGGATTGGATCGACATGGACCTGGTGGAGAAGGGTGCCGCGCGGGCGCGCATGAGCGCCGCGCTGATCGCGCCCTTCGTGACGCGCGGCGCGTTCATCGCCACCTTCACCAACTCCTACGCCGCCCTGCCGATGGTCATCACCGGGGCACTCTCGGGCCGTCGTGCCGCGCACCGGGTCAACGAGACGTCGGCCTTCTTCGCCGTCACGACGCTGCCGGGCGCGATGCGCCGCGACGGCAAGGGCTTCGAGGCCGCCGCGATGGTGCGGCTGATGCACTCGATGGTCCGGGTCAACGCCATGACGAAGACCGGTGACTGGGACAGCCACGTCTACGGCGTGCCGATCCCGCAGGTCGACCAGATGCCCGCCGGGATGATCAACCTGTACCTGATCTCGCGCGCCGCACTGCGGTCCGGGCGCACCGAGTTCGGCACCGGCGAGCGCGCCCTCGTCGAGTTCGCCCGCTACCGCTGTTTCCTGCTGGGCCTGCCCGTCGAACTCGTTCCCAGTACCCCGCGCGAGATCGTCACGATGTTCCACGCGCGCGGCGCCCTGCTCAGGGCGGGATTCGACGACCGGTGCCGCGCGCTGGTCTCCTCGACGATGGCCGCCTATCTGCGGGCCGACGACTCCCGGTTCGACCGGGCGGCCGATGCCGTCGAGCGCAGTTACAGCAAGGTCGCGTTCGTGCAGGCCTTCTGCGAGGGGAACCGGCGGGCCGGGGAGCGGATGGGCGTATCGCTGGGGGTGGCCGACTATCTGCGCGTCGCGGTCACGGCGCCGTTCATCGGCGGGCGGGTCGTCGCGATCACTGCCGCTGGCCGGCGGAATAGGCTCGCCCCGATGGTCGACCGCTATCTGACCGGGCTGGTCCGCAAGCGGCTCGCGTCATACGGCGACCCGGATTTCCGCACCGACGCGGCGGACTACGCGCATGCCGATTCCTGA
- a CDS encoding oxygenase MpaB family protein, protein MTRRVSRKTAAAITGAQNWDEVRARYPEHVDAMADGLLVGDPLADKVIAELFAGAGHRWNDIVSALDDPSLVDQGLLSRAPAFRAFLERTSTPPPWFDPALARAGGDAWWRFGSLQSSTLYQSLIYGYQARGFTRPLAATGRLTEGTFDRVQATARWVTLASAPGLMEVGAGGWVETLRIRLVHAMVRHHLHASGEWADEVWGVPINQTYSQLTITAGFLALPLRIAKDFGIHYSRADLEAITHLWRWIGWVTGVDDKLLPTNYDDALRIWRISQEFALQPHDDAKTLVRALLDDGFRTDLGLPGPLNGAVHAVSRPFLRTLFAAVSTRWVDDDIAAAMGLRPTPLHHVVDLARPVVRSREIARAMGLLGSERAVARRELRLVTWQLGIDLTDPKIVGARYRAADENRMDPVA, encoded by the coding sequence ATGACTCGACGGGTGTCTCGCAAGACCGCCGCCGCCATTACCGGCGCACAGAACTGGGACGAGGTGCGCGCTCGCTACCCGGAGCACGTCGACGCCATGGCCGACGGACTGCTCGTCGGGGATCCGTTGGCCGACAAGGTGATCGCCGAACTCTTCGCCGGTGCCGGGCACCGCTGGAACGACATCGTCTCCGCACTCGACGACCCCTCCCTCGTCGACCAGGGTCTGCTGTCGAGGGCTCCCGCCTTCCGCGCCTTCCTCGAGCGGACCAGCACGCCGCCGCCGTGGTTCGACCCGGCACTGGCCCGCGCCGGCGGCGACGCCTGGTGGCGGTTCGGGTCGTTGCAGTCCAGCACCCTGTACCAGTCGCTCATCTACGGCTACCAGGCCCGCGGATTCACCCGACCGCTCGCCGCGACCGGCCGCCTCACCGAGGGCACCTTCGACCGCGTGCAGGCCACGGCCCGCTGGGTCACCCTCGCCTCGGCGCCCGGCCTGATGGAGGTCGGCGCCGGCGGTTGGGTGGAGACGCTGCGCATCCGGCTGGTCCACGCGATGGTCCGCCACCATCTGCACGCCAGCGGCGAATGGGCCGACGAGGTCTGGGGCGTGCCGATCAACCAGACGTATTCACAGCTCACCATCACCGCCGGCTTCCTGGCCCTGCCGCTGCGAATCGCCAAAGACTTCGGCATCCACTACTCGCGCGCCGACCTGGAGGCCATCACCCACCTGTGGCGGTGGATCGGCTGGGTGACCGGCGTCGACGACAAGCTGCTGCCCACCAACTACGACGACGCGCTGCGCATCTGGCGGATCTCCCAGGAGTTCGCGCTGCAACCCCACGACGACGCCAAAACTCTCGTCCGCGCGCTGCTCGACGACGGCTTCCGCACCGACCTGGGCCTACCCGGCCCGCTCAACGGCGCCGTACACGCGGTGTCGCGGCCCTTCCTGCGCACCCTGTTCGCCGCCGTGTCCACCCGGTGGGTCGACGACGACATCGCCGCCGCGATGGGCCTGCGCCCGACTCCGCTGCACCACGTCGTCGACCTCGCGCGACCGGTGGTCCGCTCCCGCGAGATCGCGCGCGCCATGGGCCTGCTCGGTTCGGAACGCGCCGTCGCACGGCGGGAGTTGCGCCTGGTGACCTGGCAGTTGGGCATCGACCTCACCGACCCGAAGATCGTCGGTGCCCGCTATCGCGCCGCCGACGAGAACCGGATGGACCCCGTCGCATGA
- a CDS encoding TetR/AcrR family transcriptional regulator, with the protein MADKSSGATKPRRRGRPPGPPVDPQVRREQLLDAAESAMRESGPDVGLAEVAAAAGLTRSAVYAAFVDRGALLDALAGRHARIIVERLTQIAGGMTDPAEQTRAAIDVLAAWFEDEPQLAQALSEQMLPTDPGRDGFVIRSLTEILATGFASRGRGDAPARTWAHALVGAVSSTITWWSSTREISRDEVVDHLFLLVWSGFSGVGRVDS; encoded by the coding sequence ATGGCCGACAAGTCTTCTGGCGCTACCAAGCCCCGCCGGCGCGGCCGCCCGCCCGGTCCTCCCGTCGACCCCCAGGTCCGACGGGAGCAGCTGCTCGACGCCGCCGAGTCCGCGATGCGCGAGTCCGGGCCCGACGTCGGGCTCGCCGAGGTGGCCGCGGCGGCCGGGCTGACCCGCTCGGCGGTGTACGCCGCCTTCGTCGACCGCGGCGCCCTGCTCGACGCCCTCGCCGGCCGCCACGCGCGCATCATCGTCGAACGGCTCACCCAGATCGCCGGCGGGATGACCGATCCGGCGGAGCAGACGCGCGCGGCGATCGACGTGCTGGCGGCCTGGTTCGAGGACGAGCCGCAGTTGGCGCAGGCGCTGTCCGAGCAGATGCTGCCGACCGACCCGGGCCGCGACGGATTCGTCATCCGCAGCCTCACCGAGATCCTGGCGACCGGCTTCGCCAGCCGCGGTCGCGGTGATGCGCCCGCCCGCACCTGGGCGCACGCCCTGGTCGGCGCCGTCTCGTCGACGATCACCTGGTGGTCGTCCACGCGCGAGATCAGCAGGGACGAAGTCGTCGACCATTTGTTCTTGCTGGTGTGGTCGGGGTTCTCGGGGGTCGGGCGCGTCGATTCTTGA
- a CDS encoding TetR/AcrR family transcriptional regulator → MTREPRRRLSADERREQLLDVAHAIVDGEGFAAATVGRIAADAGVDRSLVYQQFGDRAGLLDALIAREQSRAASHFDEAVAAPRPSGATRLTATFDGVLRAVEAHPATWRLFLFPPQGAPVELYARLAASQQSVTDYLVERLVALDPAPDDPELTAQMIQAAGRELLQLHLRDPQTYPAQRVRDQLQRMAQQWFDRLGTLTQYP, encoded by the coding sequence ATGACCCGTGAGCCCCGCCGACGACTCAGTGCCGACGAGCGGCGCGAACAACTGCTCGACGTCGCGCACGCGATCGTCGACGGGGAGGGTTTCGCCGCCGCGACGGTGGGCCGCATCGCCGCCGACGCGGGCGTCGACCGGTCGCTGGTCTACCAGCAGTTCGGCGACCGGGCCGGGCTGCTCGACGCCCTGATCGCACGCGAGCAGAGCCGGGCCGCCAGCCATTTCGACGAGGCGGTCGCGGCCCCCCGTCCCTCCGGCGCGACCCGGCTGACCGCGACCTTCGACGGGGTGCTGCGGGCCGTCGAGGCCCACCCGGCGACGTGGCGGCTGTTTCTCTTCCCGCCGCAGGGCGCCCCCGTCGAGCTGTACGCGCGGCTGGCCGCATCCCAGCAGTCGGTGACCGACTATCTGGTGGAGCGCCTCGTCGCCCTCGACCCCGCGCCCGACGATCCGGAACTGACCGCGCAGATGATCCAGGCCGCCGGTCGCGAACTGTTGCAGCTACACCTGCGCGATCCGCAGACCTACCCGGCACAACGCGTGCGCGACCAGCTGCAGCGCATGGCCCAGCAATGGTTCGATCGGCTCGGCACGCTGACTCAGTACCCGTAG